One Rossellomorea aquimaris DNA window includes the following coding sequences:
- a CDS encoding c-type cytochrome, producing the protein MHRGKGMKFVGDSRVPADRKPNIPKDYSEFPGKTEAFWPNFLLKEWLVGAVFLIGYLCLTVAHPSPLERVADPTDTGYIPLPDWYFLFLYQLLKYTYASGPYNVIGAFIIPGIAFGALLLAPFIDVGPERRPTKRPFAVGFMLLALAATYFLTWESVVTHDWEAAKEQGKIQAEVDIDKESEGYKIYADQKNGCINCHGENLQGGAGPSLVATGLSPEEVADVAKNGKPPGMPAGLFKGSDEELDKLAEFISGLKE; encoded by the coding sequence ATGCATCGAGGAAAAGGGATGAAGTTTGTAGGCGACTCACGTGTACCTGCAGACAGAAAGCCGAATATTCCTAAAGATTATTCGGAGTTCCCTGGAAAAACAGAAGCTTTCTGGCCAAACTTCTTACTAAAAGAATGGTTAGTTGGAGCTGTTTTCCTAATCGGTTATCTATGTTTAACGGTTGCTCATCCATCACCGTTAGAGCGTGTTGCCGATCCAACAGATACTGGATATATTCCATTACCTGACTGGTATTTCTTATTCTTATACCAATTGCTTAAATACACATATGCATCTGGACCTTATAATGTTATTGGAGCATTCATTATTCCTGGAATCGCATTTGGAGCGCTTTTACTTGCTCCATTTATCGACGTAGGACCTGAACGTCGTCCAACGAAACGTCCATTTGCCGTAGGATTCATGTTACTGGCACTTGCAGCAACATATTTCTTGACTTGGGAATCAGTTGTGACGCACGATTGGGAAGCAGCGAAGGAACAAGGTAAGATTCAAGCTGAAGTGGACATTGATAAAGAATCTGAAGGGTATAAAATCTATGCAGACCAGAAAAATGGTTGTATTAACTGTCATGGTGAAAATCTGCAAGGTGGAGCAGGACCTTCTTTAGTTGCAACTGGCCTCTCACCTGAAGAAGTAGCGGATGTTGCTAAAAACGGTAAACCACCAGGCATGCCTGCAGGTTTATTTAAAGGATCAGACGAAGAGCTGGACAAACTGGCTGAATTCATCTCTGGTTTAAAAGAATAA
- a CDS encoding cytochrome b6, with product MLNKIYDWVDERLDITPLWRDIADHEVPEHVNPAHHFSAFVYCFGGLTFFVTVIQILSGMFLTMYYVPDIKNAWESVYYLQNEVAFGQIVRGMHHWGASLVIVMMFLHTLRVFFQGAYKKPRELNWVVGVLIFFVMLGLGFTGYLLPWDMKALFATKVGIEIAAATPFIGEQVKILLAGDSSIIGAQTLTRFFAIHVFFLPAALLGLMGAHFLMIRKQGISGPL from the coding sequence GTGCTGAACAAAATCTATGATTGGGTTGACGAGCGTTTGGACATTACGCCTTTGTGGCGCGATATTGCGGATCACGAAGTACCTGAACATGTAAACCCGGCGCATCACTTTTCAGCGTTTGTTTACTGCTTTGGTGGATTAACATTCTTCGTTACCGTAATTCAAATTTTATCTGGAATGTTCCTGACAATGTACTATGTTCCAGATATTAAAAACGCTTGGGAATCTGTGTATTACCTGCAGAATGAAGTTGCATTTGGACAAATTGTCCGTGGAATGCATCACTGGGGAGCTAGTTTGGTTATCGTAATGATGTTCTTACATACACTACGTGTCTTCTTCCAAGGTGCATACAAAAAACCTCGTGAACTGAACTGGGTTGTTGGAGTACTTATTTTCTTCGTTATGTTAGGACTTGGTTTCACCGGTTACTTATTACCGTGGGATATGAAAGCGCTATTCGCTACGAAGGTTGGTATTGAAATCGCTGCTGCAACACCATTTATTGGTGAGCAAGTGAAGATCTTACTCGCAGGAGATTCTTCTATCATTGGTGCACAAACACTAACAAGATTCTTCGCTATCCATGTATTCTTCCTGCCTGCAGCATTGCTTGGACTAATGGGAGCTCACTTCCTGATGATCCGTAAGCAAGGTATTTCAGGACCACTATAA
- a CDS encoding ubiquinol-cytochrome c reductase iron-sulfur subunit — translation MSKHRVSRRQFLNYTLTGVGGFMAAGMLMPMVRFAVDPVLKTSAAGEFKATKQKVSELTNEPVRVDFSYEQKDAWYTSEVTQTAWVYKNKEGNVVALSPVCKHLGCTVNWAGDKSNPNKFYCPCHGGLYEKNGNNVPGTPPTAPLDVYPTKEKDGILYLGQPEPNKYVK, via the coding sequence ATGAGCAAACATCGTGTATCTAGACGTCAATTCCTTAACTATACACTTACGGGTGTAGGCGGTTTCATGGCGGCAGGAATGTTAATGCCGATGGTTCGATTTGCTGTAGATCCAGTATTAAAAACTTCAGCTGCTGGAGAATTTAAAGCGACAAAGCAAAAAGTTTCAGAATTAACAAATGAACCAGTACGTGTCGATTTCTCTTATGAACAAAAAGATGCGTGGTACACATCAGAAGTAACACAAACTGCATGGGTTTATAAGAACAAAGAGGGGAATGTTGTTGCTCTTTCACCAGTATGTAAGCATCTTGGATGTACAGTTAACTGGGCGGGCGACAAGAGTAACCCAAACAAGTTCTATTGCCCTTGTCATGGTGGTTTGTATGAGAAAAACGGGAATAATGTTCCTGGTACACCACCGACAGCACCGTTGGATGTATATCCAACAAAAGAAAAAGACGGTATTTTATACCTTGGACAACCTGAACCAAATAAATATGTTAAGTAA
- a CDS encoding YpiF family protein: MNWNVKDIEVFESEKEYIDTAVIPIVPVDFGKDIKASAAQSEFITLLTFHLERQFKGRMIMTPPFTYTMSASRENEVSRLTQWAGEISASGVKHTFFLTSDSEWKKVEGKLHDRLIWVPSIPLEHLDEQYKHSIMEDQVKQLLNVIVQKWQKNS, from the coding sequence ATGAATTGGAACGTAAAAGATATTGAAGTCTTTGAATCTGAAAAAGAATACATAGATACTGCTGTCATTCCGATTGTTCCTGTTGATTTCGGGAAGGATATCAAAGCGTCCGCAGCGCAATCCGAATTCATCACGCTGCTTACCTTTCACCTTGAAAGACAATTTAAAGGCAGGATGATCATGACACCTCCATTTACGTATACTATGTCTGCTTCAAGAGAAAATGAGGTTTCAAGATTAACCCAATGGGCCGGTGAAATAAGTGCCAGCGGAGTAAAGCATACGTTCTTTCTTACATCGGACAGCGAATGGAAAAAGGTAGAGGGGAAATTGCATGACCGCTTGATTTGGGTGCCGTCTATACCGCTCGAACATTTAGATGAACAGTATAAACATTCCATTATGGAAGATCAAGTGAAGCAGCTCTTAAATGTGATTGTACAAAAATGGCAAAAAAATTCATAA
- a CDS encoding ReoY family proteolytic degradation factor, translating into MTTPVSVNEKKEFIRWFLNRYQLKRRECVWILNYLMSHDQLMKKVHFVEESQYCPRGLVMSTHCVEDVPFRFYKENIMTTDAEKSFHDIRLNKDEDIYIQLNFSKANSSYQFAAVLEENPFMPKYLLINEKDRIVAEQFLKDSLQTFQRDRLLKAIDQALDTGDEKSFNKLTQELNSLS; encoded by the coding sequence ATGACCACCCCTGTTTCTGTCAACGAGAAGAAAGAATTTATTCGCTGGTTTTTAAACCGATATCAATTAAAAAGAAGAGAATGTGTGTGGATACTTAATTACCTGATGAGTCATGACCAATTAATGAAAAAAGTTCACTTTGTTGAAGAATCTCAGTACTGTCCAAGAGGGCTTGTGATGTCCACGCATTGTGTTGAGGATGTGCCATTCCGATTCTATAAAGAGAACATCATGACAACTGACGCGGAGAAGTCATTTCACGATATTCGTTTAAATAAGGACGAAGATATTTATATTCAATTGAACTTCAGTAAGGCAAATTCAAGTTATCAATTTGCAGCAGTACTCGAAGAAAACCCGTTTATGCCGAAGTATCTATTGATTAATGAAAAAGACAGGATTGTTGCAGAACAATTCCTTAAAGACAGTTTGCAAACCTTTCAACGTGATCGGTTGCTAAAGGCCATTGATCAGGCTCTTGATACCGGGGATGAAAAATCCTTTAATAAATTAACCCAAGAATTGAATAGCTTAAGCTAA
- a CDS encoding tetratricopeptide repeat protein has translation MSYAEQMLSSLEEGKLDEAKKQYMQALKFGSHEEKFSLAEELHHLGFLEEAKELYENLLEYYPGEGELLIELAEVLVEMDNEEEAIDKLAELDEEDPIYPRALLLLADLYQMQGLFEVSEQKLLQAKKLLPDEPVIDFGLGELYSETGRFLEAIRHYHALIQRGTTELGGTNVHQRLAEAYSVGGAFEEALTHYEKALLDHLEINTLFGYAVTAYQAGFYEKAIEKLISVKELDPEYHSLYLLLARSYEHEEKLQESLETIQEGVKQDEYNKELNLFGGKVSLKLGLEKEAEAFFREALALDPGYVEAALVINKLFFTQDRFDDVLEIAQMLTVEGEEEPQINWDLAKAYEGLEQFNHALKQYRIAYTYFKNHQEFLLEYGQFLVEEGLRGEAVEVYKHLIEMDPSNDEWQDLIERLQD, from the coding sequence ATGTCGTACGCTGAGCAAATGTTATCTTCATTAGAAGAAGGGAAATTGGACGAAGCAAAGAAACAATATATGCAAGCATTGAAGTTTGGAAGTCATGAAGAAAAATTCAGTCTGGCTGAAGAATTACACCATTTAGGGTTTCTGGAAGAAGCAAAAGAGTTGTATGAAAATCTGCTGGAATATTATCCAGGAGAGGGAGAACTCCTGATCGAGCTCGCAGAAGTGCTGGTGGAGATGGATAATGAAGAAGAAGCGATAGACAAACTCGCAGAATTGGATGAAGAAGATCCGATCTACCCAAGAGCTTTGCTTCTTTTGGCAGATCTGTATCAAATGCAGGGTTTATTTGAAGTTAGTGAACAGAAGCTTTTACAAGCAAAGAAGTTATTACCTGATGAGCCTGTCATTGATTTCGGCCTGGGGGAATTATACTCTGAAACAGGCAGGTTCCTGGAAGCGATAAGGCATTATCATGCCCTTATTCAGAGAGGTACTACTGAGCTGGGTGGAACCAATGTTCATCAAAGGTTAGCAGAAGCTTATAGTGTAGGAGGAGCCTTTGAAGAGGCCTTGACTCATTACGAAAAGGCTCTCCTAGATCACCTGGAAATCAATACACTGTTCGGGTATGCCGTTACCGCATATCAGGCTGGATTCTATGAAAAAGCCATTGAAAAGCTTATTTCGGTTAAAGAGCTGGATCCGGAATATCATTCGTTGTATTTATTATTAGCGAGGTCCTATGAACATGAAGAAAAGCTGCAGGAAAGCCTGGAAACCATTCAAGAGGGCGTAAAACAGGATGAATACAACAAAGAGCTGAATTTGTTTGGTGGGAAAGTTTCCTTGAAGCTTGGATTAGAAAAAGAGGCAGAGGCATTTTTTAGAGAAGCGTTAGCCTTAGATCCAGGTTATGTTGAAGCGGCTTTAGTCATAAATAAATTGTTCTTTACGCAAGATCGATTTGACGATGTATTGGAGATTGCCCAGATGCTTACAGTTGAAGGGGAAGAAGAGCCTCAAATCAACTGGGATCTTGCAAAGGCTTATGAGGGGCTTGAACAATTTAATCATGCATTAAAACAATACCGTATTGCATATACTTACTTTAAGAATCACCAAGAGTTTTTACTAGAGTACGGACAATTTTTAGTAGAAGAAGGACTCAGAGGTGAAGCAGTAGAAGTATATAAACACCTGATTGAAATGGATCCTTCAAATGACGAGTGGCAGGACTTGATTGAAAGATTACAAGACTAA
- the aroA gene encoding 3-phosphoshikimate 1-carboxyvinyltransferase, whose product MEGKKKLINPKKGLNGELHVPGDKSISHRAVMFGSVAEGKTVIHNFLMGEDCLSTIECFRKLGVDIRVTNEEVIVSGEGWDHLSEPQDILDVGNSGTTTRLIMGILAGRPFHSVLIGDDSIAKRPMKRVTEPLKKFGTKIDGRSEGNYTPLSIRGGGLKGIKYTLPVASAQVKSALLLAGLQAEGTTEIQEPEKTRNHTEKMIIEFGGHIERRGDTIKVKGGQVLKGTEVYVPGDISSAAFFMVAAAIVPNSRVLLKNVGLNETRVGIVEVMKKMGASIEIMERSKSGEPIGDILVESSDLTGIEIGGDLIPSLIDEIPVIALLASQAKGRTIIKDAEELKVKETNRIDAIVQELGNLGADIQGTEDGMIIEGKTPLHGGEVHSWGDHRIGMTLAVASLITSSDVFLEGADAVNISYPTFFEHINKLLK is encoded by the coding sequence ATGGAAGGAAAAAAGAAATTAATAAACCCCAAAAAAGGTCTTAATGGGGAACTGCATGTTCCCGGGGATAAATCTATTTCACACCGGGCTGTTATGTTTGGTTCAGTTGCGGAAGGGAAAACCGTTATACATAATTTTCTTATGGGAGAGGATTGTTTAAGCACTATTGAATGCTTCCGAAAGTTAGGCGTAGATATCCGAGTAACAAATGAGGAAGTGATTGTTTCAGGTGAAGGCTGGGATCATTTATCAGAACCCCAGGACATACTGGATGTGGGGAATTCAGGTACCACTACTCGTCTTATTATGGGGATATTGGCAGGAAGACCTTTTCATTCAGTCCTTATCGGGGATGACTCGATTGCGAAACGCCCAATGAAAAGAGTGACAGAACCATTAAAAAAGTTCGGGACTAAAATAGACGGTCGTTCAGAAGGCAACTATACTCCTTTATCAATTCGCGGGGGTGGCCTCAAAGGAATTAAATATACGTTGCCTGTAGCGAGTGCACAGGTGAAGTCTGCTCTCTTGTTGGCAGGGCTCCAGGCCGAAGGAACAACTGAAATTCAAGAACCTGAAAAGACAAGAAACCATACAGAAAAAATGATTATCGAATTTGGTGGCCATATCGAAAGGCGCGGAGATACAATCAAGGTAAAGGGAGGTCAGGTGTTAAAAGGAACTGAAGTCTATGTCCCCGGGGATATTTCCTCAGCAGCTTTCTTTATGGTAGCCGCTGCGATTGTGCCGAATAGTAGAGTGCTCCTGAAAAATGTCGGTCTTAATGAAACGCGTGTAGGGATTGTTGAAGTGATGAAGAAGATGGGGGCTTCTATAGAAATAATGGAGAGGTCAAAAAGTGGAGAACCGATAGGGGACATCCTGGTGGAATCTTCGGATCTTACAGGAATAGAAATTGGCGGAGACCTGATCCCTTCGTTAATTGATGAGATCCCTGTTATCGCATTGTTAGCTTCCCAGGCAAAGGGAAGGACCATAATTAAGGATGCAGAGGAGTTAAAGGTTAAGGAAACAAATCGGATTGATGCCATTGTACAAGAGCTTGGAAACCTTGGTGCTGACATTCAAGGAACTGAGGACGGTATGATCATTGAAGGAAAAACGCCATTACACGGTGGAGAGGTCCATTCCTGGGGAGATCATCGGATTGGAATGACTCTGGCTGTAGCTTCTTTGATAACAAGTTCTGACGTCTTTCTTGAAGGTGCGGATGCAGTGAACATTTCGTATCCAACTTTCTTTGAGCATATAAACAAGCTGTTAAAGTAA
- a CDS encoding prephenate dehydrogenase — protein sequence MKGTVLVIGMGLIGGSLALCIKSEHPDAKIIGHDVNHKELRLARSLGIIDEMSLSLQSAAERADLIIISTPVFQTEKIIEQFQSFALKETVIITDTGSTKEQIMKCSEELTVKGIQFIGGHPMAGSHKSGVAAAKKILFENAFYMLTPGSGATGQKVEELQEWLKGTHAKFLIVEPREHDELTGTISHFPHIVAASLVHQAKESSEQHPYLRRLAAGGFRDITRIASSNPTMWKDITLQNRAVLLSLLKQWKSEMDEVITIIEEKDSQGIFDYFTEAKTFRDDLPILEKGAIPSFYDLFVDVPDYPGVISEVTAYLAGENISLTNIRILETREDIYGVLVISFQTLEDRERALNCLKENTGYELFLG from the coding sequence ATGAAAGGGACGGTATTGGTCATCGGGATGGGATTAATCGGAGGCTCATTAGCACTCTGTATAAAGAGCGAACACCCCGATGCTAAAATCATTGGACATGATGTTAATCATAAAGAGTTAAGGTTGGCGAGATCACTGGGAATTATCGATGAAATGTCACTATCTTTACAGTCTGCTGCTGAAAGAGCGGATCTCATTATCATTTCTACACCAGTTTTTCAAACTGAAAAGATTATTGAGCAGTTTCAATCATTCGCTTTAAAAGAAACAGTGATAATTACCGACACGGGGAGCACAAAAGAACAAATTATGAAGTGTTCCGAAGAACTGACGGTTAAAGGGATTCAGTTCATTGGTGGACACCCGATGGCAGGTTCTCATAAAAGCGGTGTTGCAGCAGCTAAAAAAATCTTATTTGAAAATGCCTTCTATATGCTGACCCCAGGTTCTGGTGCTACTGGTCAAAAAGTAGAAGAACTTCAAGAGTGGCTGAAAGGAACGCATGCCAAATTTCTGATCGTGGAACCAAGGGAGCACGATGAATTAACGGGTACGATCAGTCATTTTCCACATATTGTAGCGGCATCTCTTGTTCATCAAGCGAAAGAATCATCTGAACAGCATCCTTATTTGCGGAGGCTCGCTGCTGGAGGGTTCCGTGATATCACGCGGATCGCCTCCTCTAACCCGACGATGTGGAAGGATATCACGCTTCAGAACAGAGCGGTTTTGCTTTCACTTCTCAAACAGTGGAAATCAGAGATGGATGAAGTCATCACCATTATTGAAGAGAAGGACTCACAGGGAATCTTTGATTACTTCACAGAAGCGAAAACTTTTCGAGATGATCTTCCCATCCTGGAAAAAGGGGCCATCCCTTCGTTCTATGACTTATTCGTTGATGTTCCTGATTATCCAGGGGTGATTTCTGAAGTTACTGCTTACCTTGCCGGTGAAAACATCAGTTTAACAAACATAAGAATCCTGGAAACGAGAGAAGATATTTACGGAGTATTAGTCATCAGCTTTCAAACACTCGAAGATAGAGAAAGGGCTCTAAACTGCTTAAAAGAAAATACGGGTTATGAATTATTCTTAGGATAA
- the hisC gene encoding histidinol-phosphate transaminase: MKWRSQIQNLKAYQPGKTMDDVKELFNLEKVVKLASNENPFGCSKNVETFLKTNAFSHAIYPDGYAKELRMKVAEQISVDPGQLLFGNGSDEVIQMISRALLDGDKSTVMATPTFPQYKHNAIVEGAEIREVPLDSAGRHQLTKMLAEIDETTSVVWLCSPNNPTGEYIRSEEIISFLDAVPGHVLVVLDEAYYEYVVAGDYYDSLELLKSYPQLLITRTFSKAYGLAGFRVGFGIANEDVIRKLEPIREPFNNNALGQGAAAAAVLDQEFIRECRKRNRKGLEQFYQFCEEHGLNYIPSQANFVLIDFGVSGDDVFQYLMSKGFIVRSGEALGYPHSVRVTVGSHEQNEEVIERMKEFLDLQNQV, encoded by the coding sequence ATGAAGTGGAGATCTCAGATTCAAAATCTTAAAGCATACCAGCCCGGGAAAACGATGGATGATGTGAAAGAACTATTCAATCTCGAGAAAGTAGTGAAGCTTGCTTCAAATGAAAATCCATTTGGTTGTTCAAAGAACGTTGAAACCTTTCTCAAAACGAACGCTTTTTCACATGCGATTTATCCCGATGGCTATGCGAAGGAATTGCGAATGAAGGTGGCAGAGCAGATATCTGTGGATCCTGGACAGTTACTTTTCGGGAATGGCTCGGATGAAGTAATTCAGATGATTTCAAGAGCATTATTAGATGGTGATAAGAGCACGGTTATGGCTACGCCTACTTTCCCTCAGTATAAGCACAATGCAATTGTTGAAGGAGCGGAGATAAGAGAAGTTCCCCTTGATTCAGCTGGTAGACATCAGTTAACCAAGATGCTTGCTGAAATTGATGAAACGACCTCAGTCGTTTGGCTTTGCTCACCAAATAATCCAACTGGGGAATATATACGCAGTGAAGAGATCATTTCCTTCCTGGATGCGGTTCCTGGACACGTACTTGTCGTATTGGATGAAGCCTACTATGAATATGTTGTTGCCGGGGATTACTATGATTCATTGGAATTATTGAAATCGTATCCTCAATTATTGATTACGCGGACTTTCTCAAAGGCATACGGATTAGCAGGCTTTAGAGTAGGATTCGGAATTGCCAATGAAGATGTGATAAGGAAGTTAGAGCCAATCCGTGAACCGTTCAATAATAATGCTTTAGGTCAGGGAGCCGCAGCCGCAGCCGTTCTGGACCAGGAGTTTATTAGAGAATGCAGGAAGCGAAATCGTAAAGGACTGGAGCAGTTTTACCAGTTCTGCGAGGAACACGGTCTGAATTATATTCCATCACAAGCAAACTTCGTGTTAATCGATTTCGGTGTAAGCGGCGATGATGTGTTTCAATACTTAATGAGTAAGGGATTCATTGTACGGTCCGGAGAGGCCCTGGGATATCCTCATTCTGTTCGGGTGACGGTTGGCTCTCATGAACAAAATGAAGAGGTTATTGAGAGGATGAAGGAATTTTTAGACCTTCAAAATCAAGTGTAA
- the aroH gene encoding chorismate mutase, giving the protein MIRGVRGATTADCDNEKEVLLSTESLLKEMILHNNIMAEDVASVFISATSDIGSVFPAKALRRIEEWKYVPVMCMQELDVLHALPYCIRVMIHLNTSTPQKDIQHIYMKNAVSLRPDLKDTPFISNEND; this is encoded by the coding sequence ATGATCAGGGGAGTTCGAGGCGCCACTACAGCGGATTGTGATAATGAAAAGGAAGTTCTCCTTTCAACTGAAAGTCTCTTAAAGGAAATGATTTTACATAATAATATTATGGCAGAGGATGTTGCATCTGTGTTTATTTCTGCCACCAGTGACATCGGGAGTGTATTTCCGGCAAAAGCATTAAGAAGGATTGAAGAGTGGAAATATGTTCCTGTCATGTGTATGCAGGAATTGGATGTTCTTCATGCATTGCCATATTGTATTAGAGTGATGATTCATTTAAATACATCTACACCTCAGAAAGACATCCAACATATTTATATGAAAAATGCAGTCAGCCTACGACCTGACTTGAAAGATACCCCGTTTATTTCGAATGAAAACGATTGA
- the aroB gene encoding 3-dehydroquinate synthase, translating into MKQITIQTASKTYDVKIGVEMTDEIVSFIKKTFPQVSKLWIIADKEVFNLHGTAFSERLSRSFDVTTYLAPKGEHAKSFAIYEDAITHGLSNHVDRGALVIAFGGGAIGDLAGFVASTYMRGIPFIGVPTTILAHDSAVGGKVAINHPLGKNMVGQFYQPEGVFFDLDYLTTLPGTEVLSGFSEVIKHAFLSGNSFLQELMHSFRSPEKMDKEFLTDCLMKGIRVKGDIVSKDERESNIRAFLNFGHTYGHAIESASGYGSRTHGESVMIGMIYALYLSEQYCELSFNLHEFIEWVTTLGYNLNIPSHITFETLYEGMRQDKKSQYGNPVFVLLKDIGEPLMVKVSVEDLRRADEFIRQL; encoded by the coding sequence ATGAAACAGATAACCATTCAAACTGCTTCCAAAACGTATGATGTGAAAATTGGAGTGGAAATGACGGATGAAATTGTTTCTTTTATAAAAAAAACCTTTCCGCAAGTATCTAAATTGTGGATCATTGCGGATAAAGAGGTCTTCAACCTTCATGGAACAGCATTCTCAGAGAGGTTAAGTCGATCATTTGACGTAACGACTTATCTGGCTCCTAAAGGAGAACACGCCAAAAGCTTCGCTATTTATGAAGATGCCATCACCCACGGTCTTTCAAATCATGTCGATCGCGGAGCCCTGGTGATAGCATTTGGAGGTGGAGCCATCGGAGATCTGGCTGGTTTCGTCGCTTCCACCTATATGAGGGGGATCCCCTTCATAGGTGTCCCGACAACGATACTCGCTCATGATAGTGCTGTTGGCGGGAAGGTAGCGATTAACCATCCCCTTGGCAAAAACATGGTAGGGCAGTTTTATCAGCCTGAAGGTGTGTTTTTTGATTTGGATTATCTTACAACTTTACCTGGAACTGAAGTGCTATCAGGATTTTCAGAAGTAATCAAGCATGCTTTTTTATCCGGTAATTCCTTTTTACAAGAATTAATGCATTCGTTCCGTTCTCCGGAAAAAATGGATAAGGAATTTTTAACGGATTGCCTAATGAAAGGGATTCGTGTAAAAGGGGATATTGTATCAAAGGACGAAAGAGAGTCGAATATACGAGCTTTTTTAAACTTCGGACATACGTATGGGCACGCTATTGAAAGTGCCAGCGGATACGGAAGTCGTACACATGGTGAATCGGTTATGATCGGGATGATCTATGCTCTGTATCTTAGTGAACAGTACTGTGAACTTTCATTTAATCTACATGAATTTATTGAATGGGTCACTACACTTGGCTACAATCTGAACATTCCATCTCATATCACATTTGAAACATTATATGAGGGAATGAGACAAGATAAGAAATCCCAATATGGAAATCCTGTGTTTGTGTTATTGAAGGATATTGGTGAGCCATTAATGGTGAAGGTATCTGTAGAGGATTTAAGACGGGCAGATGAATTTATCCGCCAGTTGTAA
- the aroC gene encoding chorismate synthase, which translates to MRYLTSGESHGPQLTTIIEGLPAGMPLEAEDINDNLARRQKGYGRGRRMQIEKDQASIVGGVRHGYTLGSPLGLVVENRDWTHWTKVMGIEPLVPGEEEEVKRKISRPRPGHADLVGGMKYGHRDLRNVLERSSARETTVRVAAGAVAKKLLKLLGIEVVGHVLEIGGIKAEKLHYDSINELRDITEDSPVRCLDKEAAQNMMDLIDEAKKNGDSIGGVVEVIVEGMPSGVGSYVHYDRKLDAKIAMAVMSINAFKGVEFGLGFEMARKPGSEVHDEIAWSEEQGYYRKTNRLGGFEGGMTTGMPIRVKGVMKPIPTLYKPLQSVDIETKEPFKASIERSDSCAVPAASVVAEAVVAWELASAIVEQFHSDQFDKLHEDINRQRQESKEY; encoded by the coding sequence ATGAGATACTTAACATCTGGAGAATCACATGGACCACAATTAACGACTATCATTGAAGGGCTGCCTGCAGGAATGCCTTTAGAAGCAGAGGATATCAATGATAATCTGGCAAGAAGGCAAAAAGGCTATGGCCGGGGCCGGAGGATGCAGATCGAGAAAGATCAGGCATCAATCGTTGGAGGAGTGAGGCATGGATATACTCTGGGTTCTCCTTTAGGACTGGTTGTGGAGAATAGAGACTGGACTCACTGGACAAAAGTGATGGGCATCGAACCTCTGGTGCCTGGAGAAGAAGAAGAGGTAAAGAGAAAGATTTCAAGACCGAGACCGGGACATGCAGACCTTGTCGGTGGTATGAAATATGGACATAGGGACCTGAGGAATGTATTAGAAAGGTCATCAGCCAGAGAAACCACTGTAAGAGTTGCTGCAGGTGCCGTTGCGAAAAAGTTATTAAAGTTATTAGGCATCGAGGTAGTCGGTCATGTGCTTGAAATCGGTGGAATTAAAGCAGAGAAACTACATTATGATTCTATAAATGAACTAAGAGATATAACAGAAGATTCTCCGGTCCGTTGCCTGGATAAAGAAGCTGCACAGAATATGATGGACTTAATAGATGAAGCAAAAAAAAATGGAGATTCCATTGGTGGTGTGGTTGAAGTCATCGTTGAAGGGATGCCTTCAGGAGTCGGCAGCTATGTCCATTATGACCGTAAACTTGATGCGAAGATTGCCATGGCCGTCATGAGTATTAATGCATTTAAAGGGGTCGAATTCGGCTTAGGATTTGAAATGGCGCGGAAACCGGGTAGTGAAGTACATGATGAAATAGCCTGGAGTGAAGAACAGGGGTACTACCGTAAAACGAATCGATTAGGTGGCTTTGAAGGCGGTATGACGACAGGAATGCCTATTCGGGTTAAAGGTGTCATGAAGCCTATTCCAACCCTGTATAAACCATTACAAAGCGTGGATATTGAAACAAAGGAACCATTTAAAGCAAGTATCGAGAGATCCGATAGCTGTGCGGTACCCGCTGCAAGCGTAGTGGCAGAGGCCGTAGTGGCGTGGGAACTTGCTTCTGCTATCGTCGAACAATTTCATAGTGATCAATTCGATAAGCTCCATGAAGATATCAATAGACAACGTCAAGAGTCCAAGGAGTATTAA